AAGCGATTTGATAAAACCCCAGTAGTCGGTGTTATAGCCTTGTAGCTGACCATCTTGCATAATTAGAGTATTGGTTGCGCCGATTTTTTCTACTAGTGGATCTCTATAATTTAAATACTTGAGAATTTTTTCTTTGTAGGGAATAGTGACATTGAGCCCATCAAGTTGTGAAGCCAAGACATTTATCTTTGAGGCAAAATTGGATGGATCAATTTCAAACTTGCTATATTCCCCATCAATGCCTAGATGTTTGAGACCTGCAAGTTGAATTTCTGGTGATTTACTCTGAGCTAAGCTGCAACCTATAAGACCAAGCTTGAAGAATTTGGACATAGTTTATTTATACCCTGAATAGACCTGTTTGAAATCAAAGTTTCGATTTACAGGTCGCTCAAATAAAGGTAGCAACCGCACTGAATGCGCGTGTTGCCTTGGAGATAATTCCGACTTTCAAAACAAGTCTAATTATGAATCGTTTGATACTTATTTCAATTCTTTAGATGTCGACTTCAGATAACTCTGCAAGGACTTAACCCTTATTTCAGTACTATTGACAGCAGCTAGAGCTTCAACCGTAGCTTCTGAACCTGAGCTGGTAGTAATTACCGGGATGTTTTTAGCTTGAGCTATATTGGTGATGACTTGACTATCTTCATAGGCTTCTTTGCCCCAAGGTACATTAAGAATCAGGTTAATCTCGCCATTTTTGAGTAAGTCAGTGATATTTGGTCTACCTTCATTCACTTTGAGTACTTTCTCTATTTCAAGCCCGCTTGCTTGTAAAAATTTGGCTGTACCACTAGTTGCAACAATCTGAAAACCCAGATCGATTAAGTCTTTGGCTGTCTTGCTTGCTGAGTCTTTGTCTCTATCGTTATAGCTCATAAAGATCTTGCCTGATTTTGGTAAATTGAGTGAGGCAGCGATTTGAGCTTTGGCAAATGCCATTGGAAACTTGTTACTGATACCCATGACTTCACCGGTACTCTTCATCTCTGGTCCAAGGAAAATACTACTACCATCAAACTTGTTAAACGAGAATACTGCTTCTTTTACTGAAACTTGATTCTTCGGAATCTTGGTTAATAGTTCTCTTACTTTTAATTCTTCAATTGTTTTTCCAACCATGATTAAAGCAGCTAGTTTTGCCCAAGCTATGCCAGTGGCTTTTGAAATGAACGGTACGCTACGACTTGCACGAGGATTGACTTCTAGGATATATAGTTCTTCATTCTTGACAGCAAATTGAATATTCATTAAGCCAATTACATTGAGTGACTTAGCTAGTTTGATAGTTGCAGTTTTAATTTCTTCTAGGATTGTAGCAGAGAGTGTTTGCGGTGGATACATACATGCAGAGTCACCACTATGCACACCAGCGTATTCGATATGCTGCATGATGCCAGCCAAGACAGTTTCTTTACCGTCCGAAATTGCGTCTACATCAATCTCAATAGCGTTATCTAAGAATTTATCAATAAGAATTGGGAACTGATCATCTTCTAGGATTACTCTTGCTAGCCAGTTTTCAACTTCTTTTTCGCTATAAACAATTTCCATTCCTCTACCGCCAAGTACATAACTTGGTCTCATCACTAGCGGGAAACCTATTGCTTTGGCTTGAGCGATTGCTTCATTAGTGCTATTAGCAATTGCATTGCTTGTTTGTTTGAGTCCAAGCTCTTCAATTAATTTACCGAAGCGATCTCTATCTTCAGCAAGGTCTATCATATGCGGGCTGGTACCAATGATAGTCACACCGTGGCTTTCAAGTGCTTTGGAGATATTGAGTGGTGTTTGTCCACCAAGCTGTACTATTACACCCTTGAGTTTATTGCCGAGTGATTTTTCTTTGTTCCAAATTGATAGTACATCTTCAACGGTTATAGGTTCAAAATATAGTTTGTCACTGGTGTCATAGTCTGTAGACACAGTTTCAGGGTTGTTATTGACCATGATACTTTCATAACCTGCGTCTCTAAGAGCGTGCGAAGCGTGAACACAACAATAATCAAACTCAATACCTTGCCCAATTCTGTTTGGTCCACCGCCAAGTATGATTACTTTCTCTTTGTCACTTGTGGTAATTTCATCTTCTTGGTCATAACAAGAATAGTGATAAGGTGTGTAGGACTCAAACTCTCCAGCGCAAGTATCTATAGTTTTGTAGACTGGTTGGATATTGTAGCTGTCTCTTAGTTCACGAATATCTCTTTTGCGTACCTTAAAGCTAGATTCTATAATCACTGCTATCTGTTTATCAGAGAAGCCTGTTGACTTTAGATGATGTAACTTCTCTTCACTGATAAATGATTTGAGCTTGTCTTGGATTGAATCACCGTGGGCTTTTTGGGCTGCTTGTTCTAGAGCGAGAGTTTCTTCTACAATTTGATTTAAGTGGCACAAAAACCATCTATCTATTTGAGTTAGTTGATGAAGTTCTTCAATTGTTACTCCAAGGTAAAGAGCATCAAAGACTTGGTAAATCCGTTGTGAGTTTGCTGTTGTGGCATCGCGTTTGGATTTTTCTTTGAGCAGTTCTCTGTCATCAGCTGACAGACTGTGTACTTTCCTGAGTAAGTCCTTATTAATAAAACCAATAGGTCCTTTGCTCTCTAGCCCTCTTAGAGCTTTCTGGAAACTCTCCTTAAAGCCTCTACCAATAGCCATCGTCTCGCCTACCGATTTCATTTGAGTGCCTAAGATATCTTTGCTTTCAGGAAATTTTTCAAAAGCAAATCTTGGAATCTTGGTAACTACGTAGTCTATACTTGGCTCAAAACTAGCCATGGTTTTTTTTGTAATGTCATTTGGGATTTCATCGAGTGTGTAACCAATTGCAAGTTTGGCTGCGATCTTGGCAATAGGGAAACCAGTTGCTTTTGAAGCCAAGGCACTTGATCTTGATACTCTTGGATTCATCTCTATGATTAGGATCTCACCATTTTCTGGGTTCAATGCAAATTGAATATTGCTACCACCGGTTTCAACACCGACGGCTCTAATGATTTTGATAGAAGCGTTACGCAAGGCTTGATATTCTTTGTCACTAATGGTTTGTGTTGGTGCAACAGTAATACTGTCACCTGTATGTATACCCATTGGATCAAGATTCTCGATTGAACAGATGATAACCACGTTGTCTTTGAGATCACGCATGACCTCAAACTCTATTTCTTTCCAGCCCATGATTGATTGTTCAACTAATACTTGATCTACAGGACTTGCTGAAATTCCTTTGACAAGAATTGCATCTAGTTCGTCATAGTTATATGCAATACCACCACCGTAACCACCAAGTGTAAAAGCAGGTCTCACTATTACTGGAAAGCCGATTCGTTCCGCTATTTTGTGACCTTCCAAGACAGTATTGGCAATTGCAGAAGTTGGTGTCTTTAAACCAATAGTGTCCATTAAGTCCTTAAATTTCTCTCTGTCCTCAGCGACCTCTATTGCAGGCAATTTGGCTCCAATGAGCTCTACGTTGTATTTGTCGAGAACTCCTCTCTTAGCCAATTCTACGGCTGTATTAAGACTGGTTTGACCACCCATGGTAGGGAGGATTGCATCTGGTCTTTCGTTTTCGATTACTTTTTCAACATAGTCAGCTGTAATCGGTTCTATATAAGTTTGATGAGCAAATTCAGGATCGGTCATGATAGTTGCAGGATTACTGTTAACTAAAACAACTTCATAACCTTCGTCTTTAAGGGCTTTACATGCTTGAGTACCAGAATAATCAAATTCACAAGCTTGTCCTATAATAATTGGACCCGCACCAATAATAAGTATTTTGCGGATATCAGTTCTTTTGGGCACTAAAACTAAATACTAGCAGATATTGCTATCTATGAGAAGCTTCTAGTGATTTGAATATAATAAAGTTTTGCCATGAATTTAACTTATTGGGCTGCAAGCAACCAAGTTTTGCAAGTCAAATTTATCATTTTCTTCAAACATGACAGGCAAAACATTGATCGTCATTCCGTTCAATCCTCCGAGAGCAAGTTCTCGACTTTCACTATATTAGAGTTCCTGCAAAAGTCCCCTTTATCTTTACTAACGGAACTAGTGCTTCGCACCGTTCCGACCTTTTTTATGTCGACATCACTAGCAAAACTTTGTTTTGCAGGATGTCAATTAGACTTCCTGCAAAAGTCCCCTTTATCTTTACTAACGGAACTAGTGCTACGCACCAGTCAAATAAAGCCAATAACTACTGATAAGCAAATTAAATAAATGCAATCTCCTTTTATTATAGTTACCGATAAGTGTTTTATAATTTGACAATGTCCGGACTCCGACTAATAAACATAAAGAACAGATCGAAGAGGCTAAGCTCTTTCTTGTATGAACATTCAATCCTTGAACGAAAGCAAAACCATGCTAAGGTCCAGGTGATTATTGAAACTGCGATGAGAAAATAATTTAAACTATCCATACTTATATACTAGCATATAGATGTATGGGTAGCAAGTTAAATATACTTAATTTTGTATGGTCATTCATTTAGACTAGGTACAGTTCAAACTAATTCTTAGTTATCTTGACTTCGGACCCCCGTTTTAAGCCAGTTTTATTTATTAAATCATAAACCTGTCTGATTATTTTAACTTGATAAGGGCAATTTATTAATCTTGGGAGCTTTAATATGTAGTACAATTTCATCGGTGCACATAAAGTGCCAATACATGATTACGTGAGTCCAGTGATTGAGCTTTACGTAATTATATTTGACGTGAGGAACAAAGACAGTGTCGGCTGGAATACTAGATCTCGGTAATATCAACAAACAGCCTGCAAGGCTGGAAAGTGTTGACATTGCCAACTCCCCACAACCGGCAAAAGCACCAAATGCCAAATTTACTGATGTCTTAATGCAACTACTCAGTAATAACCGTAAAAATATCAGCTCTTCCGATAAGCCAATTAAAAGAAATATTCCAGATCTAAGTAATAAATGGCAGCAATGGTTAAAGTTGATCCATTGGGCTGATCATTACTCTTGCTTATCTAACATAATAGCCAGTGGTTTGGGAGCATTTTCTATGCTTACTGGATTACCAACAGTTGTCAAGCAAAAAATTGAAACGGCTGTCAATTTCATTACTACCCTAAGTTATGTGCCTTATGGGCTTAGTGGTATGAATCAAGGAATTGAAAAAAAAAACATATTCCAGTTAATTGGTTTTGCTGGTGAAGCGATAATGCCTTGGTTTGGCAACTTGAAGGATATCTATTTGATACGTGGTCTAGACGCTGGTATAAATCAAGTATGGGAGTATTGCGATAGAAACTCCAGCGGGAAATACAAGGATGGCTATTTCCCAAATTACCTGGAAGGTGCTAAGGAAACTATGGCTATTTGCTTGAAGCTATTCAAGGAGTCGGTTTTAAACCCTATAACTAGTATAAGCCCCGTTAAATATGACACAACAGAAAAGAGATGGAACTTTGATCCTAGTGGACACAATGGTCTGATAAGTAGTTTATTAGATATCGTTTCTTCTGTTGGTTACTTATCCACTGGTAAAGAAAAACTCTTTGGTCCAATCAGAGACTTAGGTTCAGCTCTTTTTGATTTCGAATTAGCTTGTCAGAACAATATCAAGAAACGAAGTGCTGGTATTCTATTTATAATAGAATCCACTTTTGACTTCATTGCACGTTATCTCGACAATAATAATACGAGGCTCTTTGTTAATATGTTATCCCACGCAGTCGGTCGTGTTGCTTTAATGCTCTATAAGAATTCAGATAAAGCAGCCGAAGCGATCACCCAACCTGATAAGTAAATTAATGACCATGAAACAACATGTACTTATTTAATTCGCTTATCAGAAGCTAATCAGCATTATAACGCTTTAGACTCAATGGACTCATTGATGACTCCTTGCCAATCTTGATATTGACATTGGAATAATTTCTAATGCGATTATCTCCTGATTGTCTAATCTTTTTCTTGTGATTTATAAACAGATTCTTCTCAAGCTCATTTCTAGCTTTACCGGTCATACAACTTAAGTCAAGTTCTTCAAGTTCTTCTAATTCAAATATTTCATCTTCCATTCCTGTTTCCTTTTCTAAATCATCCAAAAGACCAATTAATTTACTTACAATTGTTGTGCATTCTGATGTTCCATCTTGTGTATTATTCATATTTAAATATTCACCAAGACTTATATCCTTATTTGAATTGCGCACCAGATCACTCACAAATCTCTCAGAGAGCTCTGATTTAAGCTCCGGCAAATTATTATTCTGTCGTTTCTTTAATTCTTGATATATATCATCAAGACTTGAATCTTCTTGCATATAACTAATATACGTAATTTTGTGATATTTTCACTACTCCAAATCGATGAATTTACGATTCTAGTCTAGATAGACTAGTCAGTTCGAACAATGCTTTCATTTTATTGAAAGATTTGATTCCTGGTGATGATTCTAATCCGCTTGAAATATCGATCATATAGGGGTTACAGCTAGTTAAAGCTTCACCAATATTGTCCAAATTGAGACCACCAGCAAGTGCTAATTTCACATCACTTCTCTTTTGAGCTTTAATATAAATATTCCAATCAAAAGTCTCACCACTACCACCTAAGACTTCAGGATTATTGGTTTTAGTATCAAGAATTATTACTTCAACACTTGTTTGATAAGTATCAATCGTTTCAATATCTTCTTCAATTTCAACATGCAACGGTTTAAGAATTCTATAATTCATTAGTTTCAATCTATCTAACTCACTATTGGAGAATGATCCATAAGGCTGCACAATTTTGATACCGATACTTTTACAAAGATTCATTATTCCATCGATAGTATCAAGATCAGTAAGAATCACTGCCTTGAGACGTTCTTCATCCGTTAACTCAATAAAAATATCTTCTATTTGTTGACTAGTAATAAATCGTGGTGAATTTTTTATATTAATAAAACCAATATAGTCAGCACCAAGTTGAAGAGCATTCTTGGCATCAATCAAGTTAGTAATTCCGCATATTTTAATTTTGGGTTTCAACAACAAAGCTCCAGCAAATCCTTATCTAGATTGATTTTAATGTGATCACCAGCGATCACTTCCAGTATATATTCATCCACAAAAGGCAATATCAACTCACTCTTGGCTGCGTATTCTTCATTTAATTTAATAAATATATGATCCTGTGCCTCTGAAGAATAATTACTCACCTTGCCAATTTCTTTGCCAGTTTCATCTTGTACAACTAAATCCATTAGATCCGCAATATAGTAGCCACCAGCTTGCAAATCATCTTCGATATCAGCTTCGATGTGTCCATTGAGCTTTTCTGCGGTAGTTAAATCATTAATCCCTTCTAGTTTGACCATTATTGTATTTTTATGAGGACGTGTTGCAAGCAACTTATAACTTTGACCTTCAATAAAAATCTCTTCAAGTTCTTTAAATATTGCAAGATTATCTATTAAGGGGAAGATTTTAATCTCTCCCTTTAGCCCATGAAACCCTGCAATTTTGCCTATTATTCTTTGCACAACTCTATAATAACCCAGATTGATAGTCAGATTCAGCATCAAGATCAATATCACTGTCTTGAATGGTTTCAAGAACCGAGTTACATGCCTTGAGGATAATTGGGTTCAATTTGCCTCTGGCACTGACTTTCAATACTCTTTTCTCACTAACACGAAGGACATTATCACCCCATATTTTAATCAAATAATCTATATCATTAAGATCATCACCTATTAAATCATCTAAGTTAGATTCAATAGGAATGGCGATTTCCATTGCCGTAGGGTCTCCATTGATATTGACAATTAGTTGAGAATTACTCTCTTTATAATAAATTAAAATATGAATCTTGTTAAAGTTGATGGTCTTAATAGATATCGAAGCTATCGAATCAAACTGCTCTTCATCTTCACTATTACCATCTTGGCGACTTTGATCTTCTTTGGTTTCTTCTTCATCTTC
The genomic region above belongs to Cyanobacteriota bacterium and contains:
- a CDS encoding phosphoribosylanthranilate isomerase — translated: MKPKIKICGITNLIDAKNALQLGADYIGFINIKNSPRFITSQQIEDIFIELTDEERLKAVILTDLDTIDGIMNLCKSIGIKIVQPYGSFSNSELDRLKLMNYRILKPLHVEIEEDIETIDTYQTSVEVIILDTKTNNPEVLGGSGETFDWNIYIKAQKRSDVKLALAGGLNLDNIGEALTSCNPYMIDISSGLESSPGIKSFNKMKALFELTSLSRLES
- the carB gene encoding carbamoyl-phosphate synthase large subunit — its product is MPKRTDIRKILIIGAGPIIIGQACEFDYSGTQACKALKDEGYEVVLVNSNPATIMTDPEFAHQTYIEPITADYVEKVIENERPDAILPTMGGQTSLNTAVELAKRGVLDKYNVELIGAKLPAIEVAEDREKFKDLMDTIGLKTPTSAIANTVLEGHKIAERIGFPVIVRPAFTLGGYGGGIAYNYDELDAILVKGISASPVDQVLVEQSIMGWKEIEFEVMRDLKDNVVIICSIENLDPMGIHTGDSITVAPTQTISDKEYQALRNASIKIIRAVGVETGGSNIQFALNPENGEILIIEMNPRVSRSSALASKATGFPIAKIAAKLAIGYTLDEIPNDITKKTMASFEPSIDYVVTKIPRFAFEKFPESKDILGTQMKSVGETMAIGRGFKESFQKALRGLESKGPIGFINKDLLRKVHSLSADDRELLKEKSKRDATTANSQRIYQVFDALYLGVTIEELHQLTQIDRWFLCHLNQIVEETLALEQAAQKAHGDSIQDKLKSFISEEKLHHLKSTGFSDKQIAVIIESSFKVRKRDIRELRDSYNIQPVYKTIDTCAGEFESYTPYHYSCYDQEDEITTSDKEKVIILGGGPNRIGQGIEFDYCCVHASHALRDAGYESIMVNNNPETVSTDYDTSDKLYFEPITVEDVLSIWNKEKSLGNKLKGVIVQLGGQTPLNISKALESHGVTIIGTSPHMIDLAEDRDRFGKLIEELGLKQTSNAIANSTNEAIAQAKAIGFPLVMRPSYVLGGRGMEIVYSEKEVENWLARVILEDDQFPILIDKFLDNAIEIDVDAISDGKETVLAGIMQHIEYAGVHSGDSACMYPPQTLSATILEEIKTATIKLAKSLNVIGLMNIQFAVKNEELYILEVNPRASRSVPFISKATGIAWAKLAALIMVGKTIEELKVRELLTKIPKNQVSVKEAVFSFNKFDGSSIFLGPEMKSTGEVMGISNKFPMAFAKAQIAASLNLPKSGKIFMSYNDRDKDSASKTAKDLIDLGFQIVATSGTAKFLQASGLEIEKVLKVNEGRPNITDLLKNGEINLILNVPWGKEAYEDSQVITNIAQAKNIPVITTSSGSEATVEALAAVNSTEIRVKSLQSYLKSTSKELK
- the rimM gene encoding ribosome maturation factor RimM (Essential for efficient processing of 16S rRNA), whose product is MQRIIGKIAGFHGLKGEIKIFPLIDNLAIFKELEEIFIEGQSYKLLATRPHKNTIMVKLEGINDLTTAEKLNGHIEADIEDDLQAGGYYIADLMDLVVQDETGKEIGKVSNYSSEAQDHIFIKLNEEYAAKSELILPFVDEYILEVIAGDHIKINLDKDLLELCC